A genomic window from Plutella xylostella chromosome 23, ilPluXylo3.1, whole genome shotgun sequence includes:
- the LOC125488520 gene encoding uncharacterized protein LOC125488520 yields the protein MQILEDHEKRSGFLSLPASFLSYSDKSCAYLNSSEIATRGIGGNIGSFVTAPRGIFTNPHSGGLWESGVKSCKHHLRRITGDSKLTFEEFTTVLSLIEAVLNSRPLSPLSADPNDLLPLTPAHFLIGRPLTAPASADLTGAAPHRLLRYDRVEQMRQHFWRRWSKEYVSELQIRSKWKTREQDLQTDMMVLIKEDNTPPLRWRLGRIVRTYPGKDGVSRVADIRTARGIIQRTFAKICPLPMQADEDTSGGADSTTSTVTPRYG from the exons atgcAGATACTCGAGGACCACGAGAAACGGTCAGGCTTTCTTTCCTTACCAGCCTCCTTCCTCTCCTACAGTGATAAATCGTGCGCTTATCTCAATTCCAGTGAAATCGCGACACGCGGCATCGGCGGCAATATCGGCAGTTTCGTGACCGCACCGCGTGGCATCTTCACCAA TCCTCATAGCGGGGGTTTATGGGAATCAGGAGTCAAATCGTGTAAGCATCACCTTCGTAGAATAACCGGTGATTCTAAGTTGACCTTCGAAGAATTTACGACAGTATTGTCATTAATAGAAGCAGTATTAAATAGTCGTCCACTATCTCCACTGTCCGCTGATCCTAATGACCTTCTCCCCCTTACCCCAGCCCATTTCCTCATAGGAAGGCCTCTGACCGCACCTGCCAGCGCTGACCTGACGGGCGCTGCCCCTCACCGCCTGCTACGCTACGACCGAGTCGAGCAGATGCGACAGCATTTCTGGAGACGCTGGAGCAAGGAGTACGTCTCAGAGCTTCAGATCCGCAGCAAATGGAAGACGAGGGAACAGGACCTGCAGACCGACATGATGGTACTGATCAAGGAGGACAATACCCCTCCCCTGAGATGGCGGCTGGGGCGAATAGTGCGGACCTACCCAGGCAAGGACGGCGTCTCTCGCGTAGCCGACATACGGACGGCGCGCGGGATCATTCAGAGGACGTTCGCCAAGATCTGTCCACTTCCGATGCAAGCTGATGAAGACACCAGCGGTGGCGCAGACTCGACGACCTCAACCGTGACTCCGAGATACGGCTGA